CAGCTGCAGAACGCCGCCATCTTCGTCTTCTTCCTGCTGATCGTGACCCTGCGCCCGCAGGGCCTGTTCGGCCGCCTGTCGGAGCGGACATGAACGGGCGCCGCCATCTCCTGCTGTTGTGCGCGCTGGCCATCGCCTATCCCGCGATCGCGCTGATGGTGCAGAACTCGTATCACCAGCTGATCTTCACGCTGGTGCTGGTGTGGGCCTGCTTCGGCCTGTCCTGGAACATGCTCAGCGGCTACACCGGCCTGGTGTCCTTCGGTCACGCCGCGTTCTTCGGCTTGGGCGCCTACGCAGCGGTGCTGGGACAGATCTACCTGAACCTGACGCCGTGGCTGATGATTCCCGTATCGGCCGCCATCGGCGCGGCCGCCGGCCTGCTGGTCGGCCTGCCGACCTTCCGGCTGCGCGGGCATTACTTCGCGCTGGCCATGCTGGCCTATCCGCTGGCGCTGCTCTACGTCTTCGAATGGCTGGGCTACCAGGAGGTAACCTTCCCCATGAAGCGGGAGAACGCGGCCGCCTACATGCAATTCTCCAACCCCGGCGTCTACACCGTGGTGGCGATGATCATGCTGGTGCTGTTCGTGGCATTGACGCGGTATGTGGAGCGCACGCGCTTCGGCATGGCGCTGATCGCCATCAAGCAAAACGAGGCGGCGGCCGAAGCCGCGGGCATCGATACCCTGCGCTGGAAGCTGAAGGCCATCGCGCTGAGCGGTGCCATCGCCGGCGCCACCGGCGCCTTCTACGCCGTCGTACTGCTGGTGGTGACGCCGGTATCGGTGTTCGGCATGCTGGTGTCGGCACAGGCGCTGACCGTGGCGATGTTCGGCGGCGTGGGCACCGTATGGGGTCCCATCATCGGCGCGGCCATCCTGGTACCGCTGGGAGAAATCCTGCACGCCGAACTGGGGGCGCGATATCCCGGCATACAGGGCGTGATCCTGGGCATCGCCATCATCGCGGTCATCCTGGCGGCGCCGGAAGGCGTCTACTGGAAGATACGCGATCGCCTGCGGCGCCGCGCCCCGGCCACGACATCCACCACGCCACCGGCCGCGCCGGCCAGCCAGGCCCCTGAAGGCGCGGACTTCGGCTCGGCCACCGCCGGTGCGCGCGGCCCGCTTTCCCGGCAGGGTAACCGCGCCCCGGCCATGACGGCCCAGCCGGCGCGCGCCGACGCGCTGACGGAAGCGGCCGGCGGCCATGCCATGGCCTCCACGCTGCGCGGCATGGCCGACGGCGCCGCCGCCTTCGTTCCCATGGCCTTCGAAACCATGCCGGCATCCGAGGCCGCGGCCACCATCGCGGCGGCCACGCAGGCGCCGGGCCGCGCCGAGGGCCCGGACACGCGCGGCAGCGCGGCATCGGCGGCAAGCGGCGCGGTGCCCATCCTGGAAGTGCGCAACGTCTCGCGCCGCTTCGGCGGCCTGCAGGCCGTGCGCGACGTCAGCTTCAGCGTGCGGCGCGGCATGATACTGGGCATCATCGGTCCCAACGGCGCGGGCAAGACGACGCTGTTCAACCTGCTTAACGGCTTCCTGCGTCCCGATACCGGCATGGTACTGGTCAACGGCGTCGACATGGCCGGACGCAAACCGCATGTGCTTTGCGCCGCCGGCATGGGCCGCACCTTCCAGGTGATGCGCCCCTTCATGCGGCTGACGGTGCTGCAGAACGTGCAAGTGGGTGCCTACGTCAAGGCCAACAGCGAGGCCCACGCCCGCGAGCTGGCGCATCGGGCGGTGGCCCGCGTCGGCCTGTCCGATTGCGCGCAGCAGGTCGCCTCGACGCTGACCACGCGCCAGCTGCGGCTGATGGAGCTGGCGCGGGCGCTGGCCGGACAGCCCGACCTGCTGCTGCTGGACGAAACGCTGGCCGGGCTGGGCCATGGCGAAGTCGACGACGTGCTGTCGGTGATCCGCTCGCTATCGCGCGACGGCATGACCATCGTCATCATCGAACACACCATGCAAGCCATGGTGCGCCTGGTCGACCAATTCGTGGTGCTGGATCACGGCGAGGTCCTGGTGGTGGGCGATCCCGCCTCCATCACCCGCGACAGCCGCGTCGTCGAAGCCTACCTGGGCAAGAAGTGGAGCGCCAAGGATGCTTGAGATACAGAACCTCGTCGCCGGCTACGCCGCGCTGCCCGTGCTGCATGACGTCTCCATCCAGGTCGAGGCCGGCGAGTTCGTCTCCATCGTCGGACCGAACGGCGCGGGCAAGAGCACGCTGTTCAAGACCGTCTCCGGCACGGTGGCGGCGATGTCCGGCACCATCCGTTTCGACGGCAAGGACCTGCTGGCGGTCGCGCCGGCGCAGCGGCCGCACCTGGGCATCGCCCACGTGCCGGAAGGCCGCCAGGTCTTCGCCTCGATGACCGTCCAGGAGAACCTGGAAATGGGCGCCTATACGGCGGCCGGACGGCGCGACTGGCGGCGCAACCTGGCGCGCATCTACGAGTGGTTCCCCATACTGCCGCAACGCGCGCGGCAACTGGCGGGCACGCTGTCCGGCGGCGAGCAGCAGATGCTGGCCATCGGGCGCGGCCTGGCTTCGTCGCCGCGTCTTCTGATGCTCGACGAACCCTCGATGGGCCTGTCCCCGGCCATCGCCGATTTCATCTTCGAGCGTCTGATCGATATCCGCCGCGAGGCGCGACTGACGATACTGCTGGTGGAACAGCGCGTGGCCGAAGCGCTGCAGTTCGCCGACCATGCCTACGTGCTGGAGACCGGACGCGTGGCACTGGCCGGCACGCACGAGACCCTGCGGGCGGACGACCGCATCCGCCGCGCGTACCTGGGCATGTAAACGGACATCCGCGCGCCAGCCAGGCGCCCGGGCATCCGCCCGCGGTTCGAAGCACACTTGGATAGGCCCG
Above is a genomic segment from Bordetella genomosp. 11 containing:
- a CDS encoding branched-chain amino acid ABC transporter ATP-binding protein/permease, whose protein sequence is MNGRRHLLLLCALAIAYPAIALMVQNSYHQLIFTLVLVWACFGLSWNMLSGYTGLVSFGHAAFFGLGAYAAVLGQIYLNLTPWLMIPVSAAIGAAAGLLVGLPTFRLRGHYFALAMLAYPLALLYVFEWLGYQEVTFPMKRENAAAYMQFSNPGVYTVVAMIMLVLFVALTRYVERTRFGMALIAIKQNEAAAEAAGIDTLRWKLKAIALSGAIAGATGAFYAVVLLVVTPVSVFGMLVSAQALTVAMFGGVGTVWGPIIGAAILVPLGEILHAELGARYPGIQGVILGIAIIAVILAAPEGVYWKIRDRLRRRAPATTSTTPPAAPASQAPEGADFGSATAGARGPLSRQGNRAPAMTAQPARADALTEAAGGHAMASTLRGMADGAAAFVPMAFETMPASEAAATIAAATQAPGRAEGPDTRGSAASAASGAVPILEVRNVSRRFGGLQAVRDVSFSVRRGMILGIIGPNGAGKTTLFNLLNGFLRPDTGMVLVNGVDMAGRKPHVLCAAGMGRTFQVMRPFMRLTVLQNVQVGAYVKANSEAHARELAHRAVARVGLSDCAQQVASTLTTRQLRLMELARALAGQPDLLLLDETLAGLGHGEVDDVLSVIRSLSRDGMTIVIIEHTMQAMVRLVDQFVVLDHGEVLVVGDPASITRDSRVVEAYLGKKWSAKDA
- a CDS encoding ABC transporter ATP-binding protein produces the protein MLEIQNLVAGYAALPVLHDVSIQVEAGEFVSIVGPNGAGKSTLFKTVSGTVAAMSGTIRFDGKDLLAVAPAQRPHLGIAHVPEGRQVFASMTVQENLEMGAYTAAGRRDWRRNLARIYEWFPILPQRARQLAGTLSGGEQQMLAIGRGLASSPRLLMLDEPSMGLSPAIADFIFERLIDIRREARLTILLVEQRVAEALQFADHAYVLETGRVALAGTHETLRADDRIRRAYLGM